The DNA region NNNNNNNNNNNNNNNNNNNNNNNNNNNNNNNNNNNNNNNNNNNNNNNNNNNNNNNNNNNNNNNNNNNNNNNNNNNNNNNNNNNNNNNNNNNNNNNNNNNNNNNNNNNNNNNNNNNNNNNNNNNNNNNNNNNNNNNNNNNNNNNNNNNNNNNNNNNNNNNNNNNNNNNNNNNNNNNNNNNNNNNNNNNNNNNNNNNNNNNNNNNNNNNNNNNNNNNNNNNNNNNNNNNNNNNNNNNNNNNNNNNNNNNNNNNNNNNNNNNNNNNNNNNNNNNNNNNNNNNNNNNNNNNNNNNNNNNNNNNNNNNNNNNNNNNNNNNNNNNNNNNNNNNNNNNNNNNNNNNNNNNNNNNNNNNNNNNNNNNNNNNNNNNNNNNNNNNNNNNNNNNNNNNNNNNNNNNNNNNNNNNNNNNNNNNNNNNNNNNNNNNNNNNNNNNNNNNNNNNNNNNNNNNNNNNNNNNNNNNNNNNNNNNNNNNNNNNNNNNNNNNNNNNNNNNNNNNNNNNNNNNNNNNNNNNNNNNNNNNNNNNNNNNNNNNNNNNNNNNNNNNNNNNNNNNNNNNNNNNNNNNNNNNNNNNNNNNNNNNNNNNNNNNNNNNNNNNNNNNNNNNNNNNNNNNNNNNNNNNNNNNNNNNNNNNNNNNNNNNNNNNNNNNNNNNNNNNNNNNNNNNNNNNNNNNNNNNNNNNNNNNNNNNNNNNNNNNNNNNNNNNNNNNNNNNNNNNNNNNNNNNNNNNNNNNNNNNNNNNNNNNNNNNNNNNNNNNNNNNNNNNNNNNNNNNNNNNNNNNNNNNNNNNNNNNNNNNNNNNNNNNNNNNNNNNNNNNNNNNNNNNNNNNNNNNNNNNNNNNNNNNNNNNNNNNNNNNNNNNNNNNNNNNNNNNNNNNNNNNNNNNNNNNNNNNNNNNNNNNNNNNNNNNNNNNNNNNNNNNNNNNNNNNNNNNNNNNNNNNNNNNNNNNNNNNNNNNNNNNNNNNNNNNNNNNNNNNNNNNNNNNNNNNNNNNNNNNNNNNNNNNNNNNNNNNNNNNNNNNNNNNNNNNNNNNNNNNNNNNNNNNNNNNNNNNNNNNNNNNNNNNNNNNNNNNNNNNNNNNNNNNNNNNNNNNNNNNNNNNNNNNNNNNNNNNNNNNNNNNNNNNNNNNNNNNNNNNNNNNNNNNNNNNNNNNNNNNNNNNNNNNNNNNNNNNNNNNNNNNNNNNNNNNNNNNNNNNNNNNNNNNNNNNNNNNNNNNNNNNNNNNNNNNNNNNNNNNNNNNNNNNNNNNNNNNNNNNNNNNNNNNNNNNNNNNNNNNNNNNNNNNNNNNNNNNNNNNNNNNNNNNNNNNNNNNNNNNNNNNNNNNNNNNNNNNNNNNNNNNNNNNNNNNNNNNNNNNNNNNNNNNNNNNNNNNNNNNNNNNNNNNNNNNNNNNNNNNNNNNNNNNNNNNNNNNNNNNNNNNNNNNNNNNNNNNNNNNNNNNNNNNNNNNNNNNNNNNNNNNNNNNNNNNNNNNNNNNNNNNNNNNNNNNNNNNNNNNNNNNNNNNNNNNNNNNNNNNNNNNNNNNNNNNNNNNNNNNNNNNNNNNNNNNNNNNNNNNNNNNNNNNNNNNNNNNNNNNNNNNNNNNNNNNNNNNNNNNNNNNNNNNNNNNNNNNNNNNNNNNNNNNNNNNNNNNNNNNNNNNNNNNNNNNNNNNNNNNNNNNNNNNNNNNNNNNNNNNNNNNNNNNNNNNNNNNNNNNNNNNNNNNNNNNNNNNNNNNNNNNNNNNNNNNNNNNNNNNNNNNNNNNNNNNNNNNNNNNNNNNNNNNNNNNNNNNNNNNNNNNNNNNNNNNNNNNNNNNNNNNNNNNNNNNNNNNNNNNNNNNNNNNNNNNNNNNNNNNNNNNNNNNNNNNNNNNNNNNNNNNNNNNNNNNNNNNNNNNNNNNNNNNNNNNNNNNNNNNNNNNNNNNNNNNNNNNNNNNNNNNNNNNNNNNNNNNNNNNNNNNNNNNNNNNNNNNNNNNNNNNNNNNNNNNNNNNNNNNNNNNNNNNNNNNNNNNNNNNNNNNNNNNNNNNNNNNNNNNNNNNNNNNNNNNNNNNNNNNNNNNNNNNNNNNNNNNNNNNNNNNNNNNNNNNNNNNNNNNNNNNNNNNNNNNNNNNNNNNNNNNNNNNNNNNNNNNNNNNNNNNNNNNNNNNNNNNNNNNNNNNNNNNNNNNNNNNNNNNNNNNNNNNNNNNNNNNNNNNNNNNNNNNNNNNNNttttttttttttttttggaagagaAAAGGATTTGAAGCAATTTGAGGTTTCGAGCTAGGGGCATGCTTTATTCTGTATAATTACTGAATgacttttttaatataattaaattgtaaTATGGTATAGCCAGTTCATTTAAACCTTTTTATTTcactaatttaatattttattgatataataGATCGGAAACAAATATTCATTAACTTCAAGTCAAGGTTTATAAATCCCACAGATGGAAAAATATACATTGGCGTAGGCAGATACGGATATATCAAGTTTGTATGTTATGGAGGCATGCATGCCAGTTTCTTCTTCCATTTCCATGCTATATACGCCACCGATTGATTCTTCCTGTTTCTGCAAATGGGCCAAGCGTTGCAGGAGAAGGGACCTGTTCAGACGCTCGCTGCGGTGCTACGGCGTCTACAGTTTCATGAATTCTTGCACACCCTTCGAACGCTTCGAAGCATCGCACTTCTCTGCTTCTTTCTTAGGTTATCGCAGGGGCAGGAAGCTGCTTCCCCATGCTGCCTATTCTGGTGATTTCtttgtatattatttttctctGCGCCTTTCTGTGCGTGCTTCTCCACGTAGTTGAATCAGCTTTTACTGTGATTGCTTTTTATTCGATTTTGGTATCGAGTTGAAGTTCGTAAACTGTTTCTAACGATGGGTTgattaaatcttttgatatgctacttttttttaatagtttttAATTACAATATGATCCGATTTTGAAGTGCTAGCCATGGATTTCAATTTGTACGAATCGGGTTCGGTCGAACTAAACTTAATTTATCTGTTGTTTGTATGTACTGGAGTGTCGTTTCATATATCAGTCTATTGGAAAGGAGTGCAATAATGGTGGAAGGGTTACAAGTTGTGTTTGCCCGTCTTTCTTGTGTATGAATAATACTTGTTTTTGAGCAAGGGGTgtgttaatatttttattatgggAAGTGGTGTATCATTATATTAGAATGATCTTATTGGGTCATTATTCAGTGGATTATCAATTTACATAGTTTCTTTTTGAATTCTAGAAGTAATGGATGTAGCTGTACATCCATACGACGAAGTAGTAGAGAAGAAAAAACGTCCAACAAAGCAAAGGCGCGTGGTTGTAACTGGTATGGGTGTTGAGACACAACTTGGCGATGATCCGGATGTCTTCTATGACAACCTTCTTGAAGGTGTCAGTGCCATTAGCGAAATAGAGTCTTTTGATTGTTCCCAGTTTCCAACAGTATGTTTTTCTTGAGGTTTCTCTTCATTGTTCAATGGTAGTTAGTGTTTGTGAGTTTGATTATCAGCGTGGTTTCAACTGCAGAGGATTGCTGGTGAGATCAAGTCATTCTCGGCAGAAGGATTCGTTCTTCCCAAATTTATTACAAAAATGGATAAGTTCATGCTTTACACTATTAAAGCAGGTAAGAAGGCTTTGGCTAATGGAGGAATTACTGAAGCTTCcatgaataaattaaataaacgaAGAGGCGGCATCCTGGTTGGATCGGCTATGGGTGGGATGAAGGTATGACTGCATCAACTAGAGAAAGAGCTGTGGAGGAGCTAATGAACAAATATACACAAGCATTAGAGTTGGCTAGATATTACTCTTACTTTCATCAATCATTCTTCTATAAGAAAAAGTGAGAACGTCTTATTTTGGTGCTTCAGATTAAATTTGAGAGGATTTACCATGGGTTAAAGTTCCTTTACATAACCTCTAGGCTTACAAAACGGGAGGACTGGAATCTTCTTTTcctatatatagttttgatctTGGGATTTTATACTAGCACATCCCGTTTCTAGATATGTTTGTACCTCCCTCTGAGCTGTTTTATTATCTGGCCAGGTATTTCATGATTCATATGAAGATCTTCGAATCTCCTATAAGAAGATTTCTCCCTATGGCCTGCCTTTTACGACTACAAATATGGCTTCTGCAATGCTCGCAATGGATCTGGTTAAGCAAATTCCTTCTTTTGACAATAGAAACATCATTAATTTGTTTTGTTGAACACTGTCAAAGCTTGATTAGCTCTGTTTAACAGGGATGGATGGGGCCTAACTACT from Primulina huaijiensis isolate GDHJ02 unplaced genomic scaffold, ASM1229523v2 scaffold42927, whole genome shotgun sequence includes:
- the LOC140969875 gene encoding 3-oxoacyl-[acyl-carrier-protein] synthase II, chloroplastic-like isoform X2; the protein is MEACMPVSSSISMLYTPPIDSSCFCKWAKRCRRRDLFRRSLRCYGVYSFMNSCTPFERFEASHFSASFLGYRRGRKLLPHAAYSVMDVAVHPYDEVVEKKKRPTKQRRVVVTGMGVETQLGDDPDVFYDNLLEGVSAISEIESFDCSQFPTRIAGEIKSFSAEGFVLPKFITKMDKFMLYTIKAGKKALANGGITEASMNKLNKRRGGILVGSAMGGMKVFHDSYEDLRISYKKISPYGLPFTTTNMASAMLAMDLGWMGPNYSISTACATSNFCILSAANHIIKGEADMMLSGGSDSIIIPIGLGGFVACKALSQRNTEPTKASRPWDHSRDGFVMGEGAGVLLLEELEHAKNRGATIYAEFLGGSFTCDAHHITETHPDGIGITLCIEKALANSGVSKEDVNYVNAHATSTPAGDIKEYQALMRCFGQNKELKMNSTKSMIGHLLGASGAVEAVATVQAIRTGWVHPNLNLENPDEGVDLNVLVGPKKERLDIKVALSNSFGFGGHNSSILFAPYQ
- the LOC140969875 gene encoding 3-oxoacyl-[acyl-carrier-protein] synthase II, chloroplastic-like isoform X1, whose translation is MEACMPVSSSISMLYTPPIDSSCFCKWAKRCRRRDLFRRSLRCYGVYSFMNSCTPFERFEASHFSASFLGYRRGRKLLPHAAYSEVMDVAVHPYDEVVEKKKRPTKQRRVVVTGMGVETQLGDDPDVFYDNLLEGVSAISEIESFDCSQFPTRIAGEIKSFSAEGFVLPKFITKMDKFMLYTIKAGKKALANGGITEASMNKLNKRRGGILVGSAMGGMKVFHDSYEDLRISYKKISPYGLPFTTTNMASAMLAMDLGWMGPNYSISTACATSNFCILSAANHIIKGEADMMLSGGSDSIIIPIGLGGFVACKALSQRNTEPTKASRPWDHSRDGFVMGEGAGVLLLEELEHAKNRGATIYAEFLGGSFTCDAHHITETHPDGIGITLCIEKALANSGVSKEDVNYVNAHATSTPAGDIKEYQALMRCFGQNKELKMNSTKSMIGHLLGASGAVEAVATVQAIRTGWVHPNLNLENPDEGVDLNVLVGPKKERLDIKVALSNSFGFGGHNSSILFAPYQ